Proteins from one Pelorhabdus rhamnosifermentans genomic window:
- a CDS encoding sigma-70 family RNA polymerase sigma factor: MNLHEYLQELNKIELLSPDLEQSLWQSYKEQGDVRSRGQLIEHYQPLVFKVVARFKASENLVMDLIQEGTVGLIEAAENYEPKRGIAFSLYAVHRIRGRMLNFIQKEGKQNCAYMESPLEADTASGTLGDCLADLSPSVAQQAEQHFLVDELKTALRRLPQKEQLVVSGMYLEEQEPKALANTLNVSTSHLYRLQKQGVRRIRGMMSKLMQNW, from the coding sequence ATGAATCTTCATGAATATTTGCAGGAATTAAATAAGATTGAACTTTTGTCACCTGATCTTGAGCAGAGTTTATGGCAATCTTATAAAGAGCAAGGGGATGTTCGCTCTCGCGGGCAGCTTATTGAGCATTATCAGCCGCTGGTATTTAAAGTAGTTGCCCGTTTTAAAGCCAGCGAGAACCTTGTAATGGATTTGATTCAGGAAGGGACCGTCGGCCTGATTGAAGCAGCAGAAAATTATGAACCTAAGCGGGGGATTGCTTTTAGTTTATATGCCGTTCATCGTATTCGCGGGCGTATGTTGAACTTTATTCAAAAAGAAGGCAAACAGAATTGTGCCTATATGGAAAGTCCCCTTGAAGCGGATACAGCGTCAGGCACATTGGGCGATTGTTTAGCAGATCTTTCACCAAGCGTTGCGCAGCAGGCAGAACAACATTTTCTTGTCGATGAACTGAAAACAGCTTTGCGCCGTCTGCCCCAAAAAGAACAGCTTGTTGTTAGCGGGATGTATTTAGAAGAACAGGAGCCGAAGGCATTGGCTAATACACTCAACGTGAGCACTTCCCATCTTTATCGGCTACAGAAACAGGGTGTGCGGCGTATTCGCGGCATGATGTCGAAACTTATGCAGAATTGGTAA
- a CDS encoding MlaD family protein gives MSLNSEAKVGAVTLSAIVLLAGMLFGLSRFSLGDKGYPVYAMFHDVNGLTQGNLVRFAGVEVGQVETVTIAPEGIKVLVRIHKGTEIPDGSHFTIGTDGLLGEKFISIVPPAVGNGSTIAAGAIVFGEDPQGIANLISSADRVLADVHALVQSLNDIIGDEKVKAALKDSALNMKVITDNFNVLSASLARMAVNNEQDVHLMVANLKAMAESLNSVAGRMDSMVARVDNNGQTAADLTAAVHNIKLTSERIENMAKSFEGVATDPKTAQNIKDTLQNAREASEKANRLLGKVGDIHTTGGLDFFYNPHTEKYRSNADFKVYTSPQDFAVLGVDNVGETSKLDFQIGSENDGLAQRFGVISGKAGVGLDTHLSDDLRFSVDVYDPNEVKVRLRTEYKLSDNMALVGQTDSVNRQADKNTYFGIRRLF, from the coding sequence GTGAGTTTAAATTCAGAAGCTAAAGTAGGAGCCGTTACTCTATCGGCTATTGTGTTACTGGCAGGCATGTTGTTTGGTCTCAGTCGTTTCAGTTTGGGCGACAAGGGCTATCCCGTTTATGCCATGTTTCATGACGTAAACGGTTTGACCCAGGGGAATCTGGTACGCTTTGCCGGAGTAGAAGTCGGCCAGGTAGAAACGGTAACCATTGCACCTGAGGGCATTAAAGTGCTCGTTCGTATTCATAAAGGCACCGAGATTCCTGACGGATCGCATTTTACCATTGGCACAGATGGTCTGCTTGGAGAAAAATTTATTAGTATTGTGCCACCTGCTGTGGGAAATGGGAGTACCATCGCAGCGGGCGCTATTGTATTTGGTGAAGATCCGCAGGGGATTGCCAACTTGATTAGCTCGGCTGACAGGGTGCTCGCTGATGTTCATGCCTTAGTACAGTCGCTTAATGATATTATTGGCGATGAAAAAGTCAAAGCAGCTCTCAAGGATTCAGCACTTAATATGAAGGTTATTACAGATAACTTCAATGTTTTATCAGCCAGTTTAGCGCGCATGGCAGTCAATAATGAGCAAGATGTTCATCTCATGGTAGCAAATTTGAAAGCCATGGCCGAAAGTTTGAATAGTGTTGCCGGACGGATGGATAGTATGGTGGCCCGCGTAGATAACAATGGACAGACAGCAGCCGACTTGACGGCTGCCGTCCATAATATTAAGCTGACGAGTGAGCGCATTGAAAATATGGCAAAGTCTTTCGAAGGTGTGGCAACAGATCCTAAAACAGCTCAGAATATCAAGGATACTTTGCAAAATGCCAGGGAGGCCAGTGAAAAGGCAAACAGACTTTTAGGTAAAGTCGGCGATATTCATACGACTGGTGGCTTAGATTTTTTCTATAATCCGCATACAGAAAAATATCGCAGTAATGCTGATTTTAAGGTTTACACATCGCCCCAGGATTTTGCTGTTCTTGGGGTGGACAATGTGGGGGAAACGAGTAAGCTGGACTTTCAGATAGGAAGCGAAAATGATGGTCTTGCCCAGCGATTTGGAGTTATAAGCGGTAAGGCCGGTGTGGGGTTAGACACACACCTCAGCGATGATTTACGTTTTTCCGTGGATGTCTATGATCCCAATGAAGTCAAAGTGAGACTTCGGACAGAGTACAAACTATCGGATAATATGGCTCTTGTGGGGCAAACAGACAGTGTCAATCGGCAGGCGGACAAAAATACTTATTTTGGCATTCGCCGCCTGTTTTAA
- a CDS encoding translocation/assembly module TamB domain-containing protein, producing MQKRKAWLFFSLILAVLVSGALIWHNQSQPVLQNITTDIAQQLSKSLGQPVKIGNIVINSPTSMTLQQVEIEDSEGQPILISPEVKVSFSLWELFWGHEPAIHMIKEIQIATPQLFVTEGADGKWNVDQLLKEKPADQPSLRSLIDIDQGSVNLTLPQGSWTLDHLTGKVNLENASAAAVDLAGEVSGNAFTVVGRLNDGGTHHLRIQAPLIDLQSFLPLLSGQSQLEKIQVHEGKLANFTLSVVSEKDKPLVFSGESELKEIAVSLDGRELQQIHGFVTFTQDCLDFYHTEATLGDQPFAISGQVLFNTDEPVIHLSITGVNLDLSALPLPIEAAGQLNVAFQVAGRVSQPVIDGTVSVQNLKAEGYAVNQGRAHIHLANQELSVQHLSADLLGGTLTGNGQVDLASATGSLHLSGRHIDSAALGIAANIPVSGYSDFDADVSGPFDPAQAVVSAQVAMTEGTFQAVPFYNLQTAFVKTAAGDILIDQASAVVAGGKLLAQGTVGRDNLDLSVMAQQIQADSLAPNFTDASIKGAVTVNGHVTGTRTAPLVAAQFSAENGEVLNQPFDTLTGAFTATSQQVSIDHATLTYNQPFWKNQADFRIPPVITTHQVSGTMGLTGDHAVQLAITTHAARAEDLVKFLAPDQDITGNVDADVLLSGPLANPDAKVAAYFTDGSYRGYLVRHAEALLVRKQGLTKIDRLTVHSLPGDLELSGTIDDNQVMNFAVDIKNIRMNHLGLDFPYPLTGRANFSGQLTGTPDHPIFDGQLLAQKLTVKGQEITNVSGFVLLDGQDIRIPALEFHQGEGLVQVSGGMNLQNRTLSGTANFSNGSVSQLAPLFDIASDKVTGKLNGQIRASGSLDNPTVFLTGNLTGGTIKNYPLDSVDLDLEMVNHVISINQFAAKQGAGHLIITGTADLNGPVHLNVYGSSIDSGLFPAWLDMNIPVHGDALVSVEVTGDIKNPTAAVSVGVQNGSIDNQKFDSLNGSFIVTNKLIDINQITLTKDAYVVSATGTIPIQNTKEQESLSPSFNFPTHFSSISNRLIGNNEMDVKIMLDQADLGILPFMTSQIAWAGGATQGNLVINGTPSQPKLFGNLAVQKGTVKFASLKDAMTDLTLDIHFEGDKIVINTFQGKMGQGNFTLAGSALLKGKTLTDYDLKMKLNQLGIRHTNFNGPVSGELALTSASGQPLLSGKIRLEQDDIDIPAIPEIKPAAFDLALNVDVEAGKNLRLYNPYLYDFNVDGKVNIGGSLKRPMPTGKFTVSHGKLTYLTAPFTIETGTAEFVPHSGLLIPVIHLTSKYQIQQTTVTLAINGPATEMDFKLTSNPALSQPQIMSLLTLRNRYFDKQFVNGRDNNFGRDQMDSLVTFGLESQLFSPVENSLRSIFGFDDFHVVHNYDTVSGSSSQSSITQEVYDLEVSKYLTDKLLVNYSMGIDHTSQKFGFRYEFNQQFSIGTSQDSLHHYKVDALAKYQF from the coding sequence ATGCAGAAGAGAAAGGCATGGCTATTTTTCAGCCTCATCCTTGCCGTGCTTGTCAGTGGTGCACTCATTTGGCATAACCAGAGTCAGCCAGTGCTGCAGAATATTACGACAGACATTGCGCAGCAACTTTCTAAGTCACTGGGGCAGCCTGTAAAAATTGGCAATATTGTTATAAATTCTCCGACGAGCATGACTCTTCAGCAGGTAGAAATTGAAGATTCAGAGGGCCAACCCATTTTAATAAGCCCTGAAGTGAAAGTTTCTTTTTCATTGTGGGAGCTTTTTTGGGGACATGAGCCCGCTATACATATGATTAAAGAAATTCAAATAGCTACTCCGCAGTTATTTGTTACTGAGGGAGCCGATGGCAAATGGAATGTTGATCAGCTTTTGAAGGAGAAGCCAGCAGATCAGCCTTCGCTGCGCAGTTTAATTGATATTGATCAAGGGTCCGTTAATCTAACGCTGCCCCAAGGAAGCTGGACGTTGGATCACTTAACAGGTAAGGTCAACTTAGAAAATGCATCGGCCGCTGCCGTTGATCTTGCTGGGGAGGTAAGCGGCAATGCCTTTACTGTGGTAGGTCGACTGAATGATGGCGGAACCCATCATCTGCGCATTCAGGCGCCCCTGATTGATTTGCAGTCCTTTTTACCTTTGTTGAGTGGTCAGTCTCAATTGGAGAAAATTCAAGTACATGAGGGAAAGCTAGCGAATTTTACACTGTCTGTAGTGAGTGAAAAAGATAAGCCGCTTGTTTTTTCCGGTGAAAGTGAACTGAAGGAAATTGCCGTTAGTCTTGATGGACGTGAACTTCAACAGATTCATGGTTTTGTTACCTTTACGCAAGATTGCCTGGATTTTTATCATACGGAGGCCACATTGGGTGACCAGCCCTTCGCCATTAGCGGGCAGGTGCTGTTCAATACGGATGAGCCTGTTATTCACTTATCCATCACAGGGGTGAATTTAGATCTATCCGCCCTTCCTTTGCCTATCGAAGCCGCAGGACAGCTCAACGTAGCCTTCCAAGTCGCAGGGCGCGTGTCTCAGCCTGTCATTGACGGCACAGTCAGTGTTCAGAATCTGAAGGCCGAAGGCTATGCAGTGAATCAAGGGCGTGCGCATATTCATTTAGCCAATCAAGAATTGTCTGTTCAACATTTGTCAGCCGATCTGCTTGGTGGAACTCTTACCGGGAATGGGCAGGTGGATTTAGCTAGCGCGACAGGTTCCCTGCATCTTTCAGGTCGCCATATTGATAGTGCTGCACTGGGCATTGCTGCCAATATTCCTGTTTCAGGCTATAGTGATTTTGATGCAGACGTAAGCGGTCCTTTCGATCCGGCTCAGGCGGTCGTGTCTGCGCAGGTAGCTATGACGGAAGGAACATTTCAAGCTGTGCCTTTTTATAACTTGCAAACGGCTTTTGTTAAAACCGCTGCCGGCGATATACTGATTGATCAGGCATCAGCCGTTGTAGCAGGGGGAAAGCTTTTAGCTCAAGGTACTGTCGGCAGAGATAATTTGGATCTTTCTGTCATGGCCCAACAGATTCAGGCCGATTCCCTGGCACCGAATTTTACAGATGCGTCTATTAAGGGAGCCGTTACTGTCAATGGGCATGTGACAGGAACTCGAACAGCACCACTTGTTGCAGCTCAATTTTCGGCTGAAAATGGCGAGGTATTGAATCAGCCTTTTGATACTCTTACCGGGGCGTTTACAGCAACATCTCAGCAAGTATCCATTGATCATGCAACGCTTACTTATAATCAACCCTTCTGGAAAAATCAAGCTGATTTCCGTATTCCTCCAGTTATTACGACGCACCAAGTCAGTGGCACCATGGGTCTTACAGGCGATCATGCTGTTCAGTTAGCCATTACAACGCATGCGGCACGAGCAGAAGATTTGGTGAAATTTTTAGCGCCTGATCAAGACATTACAGGCAATGTAGATGCCGATGTTTTGCTGAGCGGTCCATTAGCTAATCCAGATGCTAAGGTAGCTGCTTATTTTACTGATGGCAGTTATCGCGGCTATCTTGTGCGACATGCCGAAGCGTTGCTGGTACGTAAACAAGGGTTGACAAAGATTGATCGCTTGACGGTTCATTCTTTACCAGGCGACTTGGAATTGTCAGGAACAATCGATGACAATCAAGTCATGAATTTTGCTGTGGACATTAAAAATATTCGCATGAACCATTTGGGACTGGATTTTCCTTATCCTCTTACGGGCCGGGCGAATTTCTCCGGACAACTGACAGGAACGCCGGATCATCCTATTTTTGATGGACAGCTGTTAGCTCAAAAACTGACTGTCAAGGGTCAGGAAATTACCAATGTTTCAGGCTTTGTTTTGCTTGATGGTCAAGATATTCGGATACCCGCCTTAGAATTTCATCAAGGTGAGGGACTCGTCCAGGTAAGTGGCGGGATGAATCTTCAGAATAGAACCCTTTCAGGTACAGCGAATTTTAGCAACGGATCAGTTAGCCAATTGGCGCCCTTGTTTGATATCGCTTCAGATAAAGTCACGGGAAAGCTTAATGGCCAAATTCGGGCTTCAGGAAGTCTTGATAATCCGACGGTTTTTCTAACAGGCAATTTGACAGGGGGAACCATCAAAAATTATCCGCTTGATTCCGTCGATTTAGATCTGGAAATGGTAAATCATGTAATTTCAATTAACCAATTTGCGGCTAAGCAAGGGGCCGGACATTTAATTATTACGGGAACCGCTGATCTAAATGGTCCCGTGCATTTAAATGTATATGGAAGTAGCATTGACAGCGGCCTTTTTCCAGCTTGGCTGGATATGAATATTCCAGTTCATGGCGATGCTCTCGTTTCTGTTGAAGTCACAGGAGATATTAAAAATCCTACAGCTGCTGTTTCGGTAGGCGTCCAAAACGGTAGTATTGACAATCAAAAGTTTGATAGTCTCAATGGCAGTTTTATTGTTACAAATAAACTTATTGATATCAATCAGATTACCTTGACCAAGGATGCCTATGTGGTCAGCGCCACAGGCACCATTCCGATACAAAATACTAAGGAACAAGAGTCTCTCAGTCCGTCCTTTAATTTCCCGACTCATTTCAGTTCGATCAGTAACAGGCTGATTGGTAATAATGAAATGGACGTCAAGATCATGTTGGATCAGGCGGATCTCGGTATCCTGCCCTTTATGACGAGCCAAATTGCTTGGGCGGGTGGAGCTACGCAGGGGAATCTGGTAATTAATGGTACACCTAGTCAGCCGAAATTATTTGGTAACTTGGCTGTTCAGAAGGGAACTGTTAAATTTGCGTCATTAAAAGATGCTATGACCGATTTAACTCTTGATATTCACTTTGAAGGTGATAAAATAGTTATAAATACCTTTCAGGGGAAAATGGGTCAGGGTAACTTTACCTTGGCGGGGTCAGCCCTGCTGAAAGGAAAGACACTCACTGATTATGACTTGAAAATGAAACTCAATCAATTGGGTATCAGGCATACGAACTTTAACGGTCCTGTGAGTGGCGAACTTGCCTTAACTTCGGCAAGTGGTCAGCCCTTGCTCAGTGGGAAAATCCGGCTTGAGCAAGATGACATTGATATTCCGGCAATTCCGGAGATCAAACCGGCTGCTTTTGACTTGGCACTGAATGTGGATGTGGAAGCAGGAAAAAATTTGCGGCTTTATAATCCCTATTTGTATGATTTCAATGTAGATGGGAAGGTCAATATTGGCGGGAGTCTCAAGCGGCCCATGCCCACTGGAAAATTCACAGTTAGTCATGGTAAGTTGACCTATTTAACAGCGCCATTTACCATCGAGACAGGAACAGCGGAATTTGTTCCTCATAGCGGGCTGCTAATTCCAGTCATTCATCTCACTTCGAAGTATCAAATTCAACAAACGACGGTCACACTGGCTATCAATGGTCCTGCTACGGAAATGGATTTTAAACTGACATCAAACCCAGCGCTCAGTCAGCCGCAAATTATGTCGCTCTTAACCTTGCGTAATCGTTATTTCGATAAACAGTTTGTGAATGGACGGGATAACAATTTTGGCCGCGATCAAATGGATAGTCTGGTGACTTTTGGATTGGAATCGCAATTATTTAGTCCCGTTGAAAATTCACTCCGCTCAATCTTTGGGTTTGATGATTTTCATGTTGTCCATAACTATGATACAGTGAGCGGATCTTCCAGCCAATCATCCATTACGCAGGAAGTGTATGATCTTGAAGTAAGTAAATACCTTACAGATAAATTACTTGTCAATTATTCGATGGGCATTGATCATACCTCCCAAAAATTTGGTTTCCGCTATGAATTTAATCAGCAGTTTAGTATTGGAACCTCGCAGGATTCACTTCATCACTATAAAGTGGATGCCCTTGCAAAATATCAATTTTAG
- a CDS encoding TolC family protein has translation MKVKKQSFVKKSIALMLFSSTLMWSASTVWAAPVEISLDDSVALALKNNPSVKMAETDREAAIETLNEAQTGYQPKLNYTFSGGRASTAASQSTKNQYIVSNKFDNKVSLTLPLYTGGSVEGQVNQAKLALNSADLSIVSTKQQLRLNATNGYYSILQTKSLVKVNQEEVNDLEGHLNNVQAQFDVGTVAKSDVLLSEVNLANARQTLLEAQNKYDLAVASLNNIIGLPMGTELKVKEELQYKKFSTPVTECVDYALKHRPESLQADISIASAKEGISVAESNQKPAVSLGASEDWNDTHLLGTDNNNWSVGVTASWDIFDAGLTKAKVRAATSSVDKSVHQAKQTKDGIELEVRQDYLSLRNAEKRIATTQVTVDQALENYHIAQVRYASGVGTNLDVMDAESALTLAKTNNVQALYDYNTSKAQLDKAMGIGI, from the coding sequence ATGAAAGTGAAAAAACAATCTTTTGTAAAAAAAAGTATCGCCTTAATGCTGTTTAGCAGTACGCTGATGTGGAGTGCTTCAACCGTTTGGGCGGCACCTGTAGAAATTTCCTTGGATGACAGTGTAGCCTTAGCACTTAAGAATAATCCGTCAGTGAAAATGGCTGAGACGGATCGTGAGGCGGCAATCGAAACGCTTAACGAAGCTCAAACAGGCTATCAGCCAAAATTAAATTATACTTTTTCAGGCGGGCGTGCCAGTACGGCAGCGTCACAATCAACAAAAAATCAATACATAGTGAGTAATAAATTTGATAATAAAGTCAGTCTGACTCTACCGCTTTATACAGGGGGTTCTGTTGAAGGACAAGTTAATCAGGCTAAACTGGCCTTAAATAGCGCCGATTTAAGTATTGTGTCAACAAAGCAGCAACTTCGGTTAAATGCGACCAATGGCTATTATTCTATTTTGCAAACCAAGAGCCTTGTGAAGGTGAACCAGGAAGAAGTAAATGATTTAGAAGGCCATTTGAATAATGTACAGGCTCAGTTCGATGTCGGAACTGTCGCCAAGTCTGACGTACTTCTTTCTGAAGTCAATTTGGCGAATGCCAGGCAAACTTTGCTTGAGGCACAAAACAAATACGATTTGGCTGTAGCCAGTTTGAATAACATTATTGGTCTTCCTATGGGAACAGAGCTGAAAGTCAAAGAGGAATTACAATATAAGAAATTCTCTACGCCTGTGACGGAATGTGTGGATTATGCTCTTAAGCATCGCCCCGAGAGTCTGCAGGCTGACATTAGTATTGCGAGTGCCAAAGAAGGGATCAGTGTTGCTGAGAGTAACCAGAAGCCTGCTGTCAGTTTAGGCGCAAGTGAAGACTGGAATGATACACATCTGCTTGGTACAGATAATAACAATTGGTCTGTTGGCGTGACTGCCAGCTGGGACATTTTTGATGCCGGTCTTACGAAAGCTAAAGTCAGAGCGGCTACCTCTTCTGTAGACAAGTCAGTGCATCAAGCGAAGCAAACGAAAGACGGCATTGAACTCGAAGTTCGTCAGGATTATTTGAGTCTGAGAAATGCTGAAAAACGGATTGCAACAACACAGGTTACGGTAGATCAGGCATTAGAAAACTATCATATCGCGCAAGTTCGCTATGCGTCAGGTGTTGGTACAAATTTGGATGTTATGGATGCTGAGTCGGCTTTGACTTTGGCAAAAACCAATAATGTTCAAGCTTTATACGATTATAATACAAGTAAAGCACAACTGGACAAGGCCATGGGAATTGGTATCTAG